A window of the Streptomyces finlayi genome harbors these coding sequences:
- the mobC gene encoding plasmid mobilization relaxosome protein MobC, producing MAETALRQGAPDREAGAEGGPDQDELRTVQQQILHPTPTAEPTADERDVQSVQPAIRRFTGTKRTVRVGPLRFTADEHAALQEAAAEHGYKGESSFAADIVLAFITGRFTANLPLSEDRRRTHMFRAQVLRALNRTGVNVNQIARALNSDYTPPDIRQRLDELHHLLTLIAEALRRPTDPTEV from the coding sequence GTGGCGGAGACGGCCCTGCGCCAGGGGGCGCCGGACCGGGAGGCCGGGGCCGAGGGCGGCCCCGACCAGGACGAGCTCCGTACCGTCCAGCAGCAGATCCTCCACCCCACGCCCACCGCCGAGCCGACGGCCGACGAGCGCGATGTGCAGAGCGTCCAGCCGGCGATCCGCCGCTTCACCGGCACCAAGCGAACCGTCCGCGTCGGCCCGCTGCGCTTCACCGCCGACGAGCACGCCGCCCTCCAGGAGGCGGCCGCCGAGCACGGCTACAAGGGCGAATCCAGCTTCGCCGCCGACATCGTCCTCGCGTTCATCACCGGCCGGTTCACCGCCAACCTGCCACTGTCCGAGGACCGCCGCCGCACCCACATGTTCCGCGCCCAGGTGCTGCGCGCCCTCAACCGCACCGGCGTCAACGTCAACCAGATCGCCCGCGCGCTCAATAGCGACTACACCCCGCCCGACATCCGCCAGCGCCTCGACGAACTCCACCACCTGCTCACCCTGATCGCCGAAGCCCTGCGCCGGCCCACTGACCCGACGGAGGTCTGA
- a CDS encoding DUF2637 domain-containing protein: MTTPATPLDTTQQGNAMPHAEHVQDVKPQATAQHAAERYALAAAGTVIIALTAGGFWLSYAHLAQVAGQHGLGSSPVRRWAWPATLDAFIVAGELLMLRAGLRRVTDWWAVTLTATGSVGSIALNVAGVSGTGNASVVPLLDYVVAAVPPTAALLAFGVLMRQIHQLVDRPLDRPALTSAEAPEPRATPSERIANPQATDSSRTPPPRISEGQPRGGRPVSATVEELVEIGRIAAAEQRKLTRGIVQQAIRAKGHTVGGQRLTEVMEVLRSEPGIGRNVG; the protein is encoded by the coding sequence ATGACCACACCCGCCACGCCTCTTGACACCACCCAGCAGGGCAACGCGATGCCCCACGCCGAGCACGTCCAGGACGTGAAGCCACAAGCAACGGCTCAGCATGCCGCCGAGCGGTACGCCCTCGCCGCAGCCGGAACCGTCATCATCGCCCTCACCGCCGGCGGCTTCTGGCTCTCCTACGCACACCTCGCCCAAGTCGCCGGACAGCATGGCCTGGGAAGCTCCCCGGTCCGGCGATGGGCCTGGCCCGCGACCCTGGACGCATTCATCGTCGCGGGCGAACTGCTCATGCTCCGCGCCGGCCTCCGCCGGGTGACCGACTGGTGGGCGGTCACCCTGACCGCTACCGGGTCAGTCGGATCCATTGCGCTCAACGTGGCCGGTGTCAGCGGCACGGGCAACGCGAGCGTCGTGCCCTTGCTCGACTACGTGGTCGCGGCGGTTCCCCCGACCGCAGCCCTGCTGGCCTTCGGCGTGCTGATGCGGCAGATCCACCAACTGGTCGACCGGCCCCTCGACCGCCCGGCACTCACTTCCGCCGAGGCACCGGAACCGCGGGCCACACCATCCGAACGCATCGCCAATCCGCAGGCAACCGACTCCAGCCGAACGCCGCCGCCCCGGATTTCGGAGGGCCAGCCGCGCGGCGGGCGTCCGGTCAGCGCGACGGTCGAGGAACTGGTCGAGATCGGGCGGATCGCTGCGGCCGAGCAGCGCAAGCTCACACGGGGCATCGTGCAACAGGCCATACGTGCCAAGGGACATACGGTCGGCGGCCAGAGGCTGACCGAAGTCATGGAAGTCCTCCGGTCGGAACCCGGCATCGGTCGGAACGTCGGCTGA
- a CDS encoding relaxase/mobilization nuclease domain-containing protein, with product MIAAIKPTGSNTRGLLAYLYGPGRHDEHLDPHLVTGFAMLAMPDPGRDENATLTELGRHLDEPVRLRNSEFGKPVTAHVWHCPVRAAPEDRHLSDTEWGEIAQRIVHAAGIAPDGDDLACRWIAVRHADDHIHILATTVREDGRRPKLHDSGIRVGDACRQIEKDYGLRRLRKGDRTAERRPTQAEMHKAERLGWEQTSRQWLQDRIRAAIPHATSAEELLAYLEADDILVKPRRGPSGDLLGYAAGRPGDLNKDGEQIYHPGGKIAPDLTLPKLKARLETSAPEEHPTARRDRPTTPWHQATEALDALHTETTNASADEDARTQANISALGELIEATAQAAPADHRAQLRAASAVFARAQRSQVRAEDHAAHALRTAARDIAHTATGPDGSALAALTAALLWAAILAARWHEAKGHAHQADAARQAVQHLQSAADHALAPTLTALEARRPGEGTRRTLANDVRAAVPEHAERILTDPGWPALATVLADAEASGHKPHHLLQEAAARRELSTARQPARVLITRIQHTSRNPAPNRRAEAARLRSTLGLAPSGQQVRNPQPTTAPATAAEQRHRRR from the coding sequence ATGATCGCCGCCATCAAACCGACCGGATCCAACACCCGCGGCCTGCTCGCCTACCTCTACGGCCCCGGCCGACACGACGAACACCTCGACCCGCACCTGGTCACCGGATTCGCCATGCTCGCCATGCCCGACCCCGGACGCGACGAGAACGCCACCCTCACCGAACTCGGCCGCCACCTCGACGAGCCCGTACGCCTACGGAACAGCGAGTTCGGCAAGCCCGTCACCGCCCATGTCTGGCACTGCCCCGTCCGCGCCGCACCCGAAGACCGTCATCTCTCCGACACCGAGTGGGGCGAGATCGCCCAACGCATCGTCCACGCAGCGGGCATTGCCCCTGACGGCGACGACCTGGCCTGCCGCTGGATCGCCGTACGCCACGCCGACGACCACATCCACATCCTCGCCACCACCGTCCGCGAAGACGGCCGCCGCCCCAAACTCCACGACAGCGGCATACGCGTCGGCGACGCCTGCCGCCAGATCGAGAAGGACTACGGGCTGCGCCGCCTACGGAAGGGCGACCGCACCGCCGAGCGCCGGCCCACCCAGGCCGAGATGCACAAGGCCGAGCGCCTCGGCTGGGAGCAGACCAGCCGCCAGTGGCTCCAGGACCGCATCCGCGCGGCCATCCCGCACGCCACCAGCGCAGAGGAGCTCCTCGCCTACCTCGAAGCCGACGACATCCTGGTCAAGCCCCGCCGAGGCCCCTCCGGAGACCTCCTCGGCTACGCCGCCGGCCGCCCCGGCGACCTCAACAAGGACGGCGAGCAGATCTACCACCCCGGCGGGAAGATCGCCCCCGACCTCACCCTGCCCAAACTCAAGGCCCGCCTGGAAACCAGCGCACCTGAGGAACACCCCACCGCCCGTCGCGACCGACCCACCACCCCCTGGCATCAGGCCACCGAAGCCCTCGACGCCCTCCACACCGAGACCACCAACGCGAGCGCCGACGAGGACGCACGAACACAGGCGAACATCAGCGCTCTGGGCGAACTGATCGAAGCCACCGCGCAAGCAGCACCCGCCGACCACCGTGCTCAACTGCGCGCAGCCAGTGCGGTATTCGCCCGTGCACAGCGGTCACAGGTCCGGGCCGAGGACCATGCCGCCCACGCCCTGCGGACCGCGGCCCGCGACATCGCACACACCGCCACCGGCCCCGACGGCAGCGCCCTCGCAGCCCTGACCGCCGCACTCCTCTGGGCCGCCATCCTCGCCGCACGCTGGCACGAGGCCAAGGGCCACGCCCACCAGGCCGACGCTGCCCGCCAAGCCGTCCAGCACCTCCAGTCAGCAGCCGACCACGCACTCGCTCCGACACTCACCGCACTCGAAGCCCGGCGCCCTGGTGAAGGGACCCGCCGCACTCTCGCCAACGACGTACGCGCAGCCGTCCCCGAACACGCCGAGCGGATCCTCACCGACCCCGGCTGGCCCGCCCTCGCCACCGTCCTCGCCGACGCCGAAGCCAGCGGCCACAAACCCCACCACCTCCTCCAGGAAGCCGCAGCCCGCCGAGAGCTCAGCACAGCCCGCCAACCGGCCCGCGTCCTGATCACCCGCATCCAGCACACCAGCCGCAACCCCGCACCCAACCGCCGCGCCGAAGCAGCCCGACTCCGCTCGACCCTGGGCCTCGCGCCCAGCGGACAGCAGGTCCGAAACCCCCAGCCCACCACGGCACCCGCGACCGCCGCCGAGCAACGCCACCGAAGGCGCTGA
- a CDS encoding helix-turn-helix domain-containing protein → MPRTELPLAQIADLLDVPADALRSLISERRPAGGDTTLVALTVAEAARRIGIGRTKLYEYVTSGEIASVKIGSLRRIPAEAVNEFLA, encoded by the coding sequence TTGCCCCGAACCGAACTGCCGCTTGCCCAGATAGCCGACCTGCTGGACGTTCCTGCAGACGCCCTGCGGAGCCTGATATCCGAACGTCGTCCAGCCGGAGGGGACACGACGCTCGTAGCCCTCACCGTTGCCGAGGCCGCGCGACGGATCGGTATCGGCCGCACGAAGCTTTACGAGTACGTCACCTCCGGCGAGATCGCCTCGGTCAAGATCGGCAGCCTGCGCCGCATCCCAGCGGAGGCGGTGAACGAGTTTCTGGCCTGA
- a CDS encoding DNA polymerase III subunit gamma and tau gives MSSLALYRRYRPESFAEVIGQEHVTDPLQQALRNNRVNHAYLFSGPRGCGKTTSARILARCLNCEQGPTPTPCGECQSCQDLARNGPGSIDVIEIDAASHGGVDDARDLREKAFFGPASSRYKIYIIDEAHMVTPAGFNALLKVVEEPPEHLKFIFATTEPEKVIGTIRSRTHHYPFRLVPPGTLRGYLAEVCGKENSYVEDGVLPLVVRAGAGSVRDSMSVMDQLLAGAGDDGVTYAMATSLLGYTDGSLLDSVVEAFAAGDGAAAFEVVDRVIEGGNDPRRFVADLLERLRDLVILAAVPDAGDKGLIDAPPDVVERMQAQAEVFGAAELSRAADLVNEGLTEMRGATSPRLQVELICARVLLPAAFDDERSLQARLDRLERGASFAATGAGPAMGYVPGPEAHTMAPVAPPAAVQPEAGPSVARAAVRGEAPAASQAPPVAPLAQTAPAAPVAPAHQPPAEPPAGQRPGAWPAAAGADAGRRPGGWPTASVPGRTPPGPAAPEAPAPAAPVASPPPAPAPSQGVAQGVGMAQVQHMWPDILEAVKNRRRFTWILLSQNAHVTGFDGTTLQIGFHSAGARDNFAASGSEGVLKEALAERFNAQWKVEAVIDLSGGSGQPPPSGGGRPPAAPYQPPAPAPQAYEPPAQHQGQQGQHQGQQGQQSQQSQQSQQSPSSGYASQSQGSGGSGGSGGSGANSASQNHYAPEPSRSVAPEDDTPEADDPDLVDSALSGHDLIVRELGATVVEEFVNEQ, from the coding sequence GTGTCGTCCCTTGCGCTGTACCGCCGCTATCGCCCCGAGTCGTTCGCCGAGGTCATCGGTCAGGAGCATGTCACTGACCCCCTCCAGCAGGCCCTGCGGAACAACCGGGTCAATCACGCGTACCTGTTCAGTGGGCCGCGCGGTTGTGGAAAGACGACCAGCGCGCGCATCCTGGCCCGCTGTCTGAACTGCGAACAGGGGCCGACGCCGACGCCGTGCGGGGAGTGCCAGTCCTGCCAGGACCTGGCGCGCAACGGGCCGGGTTCCATCGATGTGATCGAGATCGACGCCGCTTCGCACGGAGGCGTGGACGACGCCCGTGACCTGCGGGAAAAGGCGTTCTTCGGGCCCGCGTCGAGCCGCTACAAGATCTACATCATCGATGAGGCGCACATGGTCACCCCGGCAGGGTTCAACGCCCTGCTGAAGGTGGTCGAGGAGCCGCCGGAGCATCTGAAGTTCATCTTCGCGACCACCGAGCCCGAGAAGGTCATCGGCACGATCCGGTCGCGTACGCACCACTATCCGTTCCGGCTGGTTCCCCCGGGCACCCTGCGCGGCTATCTCGCCGAGGTGTGCGGCAAGGAGAACAGCTACGTCGAGGACGGCGTGCTGCCCCTGGTCGTGCGCGCCGGTGCCGGTTCCGTGCGTGACTCGATGTCGGTCATGGACCAGTTGCTCGCGGGAGCGGGCGACGACGGTGTGACATACGCCATGGCGACCTCCCTCCTCGGATACACGGACGGGTCGCTGTTGGACTCGGTCGTGGAAGCTTTCGCGGCCGGAGACGGGGCCGCGGCCTTCGAGGTCGTGGACCGGGTGATCGAGGGCGGGAACGACCCTCGGCGCTTCGTCGCGGACCTCCTGGAGCGTCTGCGTGACCTGGTGATCCTCGCCGCTGTTCCGGACGCGGGGGACAAGGGCCTCATCGACGCGCCCCCCGATGTGGTCGAGCGGATGCAGGCCCAGGCGGAGGTCTTCGGTGCCGCCGAGCTGAGCCGTGCCGCCGATCTGGTCAACGAAGGGCTCACCGAGATGCGGGGGGCGACGTCCCCCCGGCTCCAGGTCGAGCTGATCTGCGCCCGGGTGCTGCTGCCGGCCGCTTTCGACGACGAACGTTCGCTCCAGGCCCGGCTGGACCGGCTGGAGCGCGGTGCCTCCTTCGCCGCCACCGGCGCAGGCCCTGCCATGGGGTACGTGCCGGGGCCGGAGGCCCACACCATGGCGCCGGTCGCACCGCCCGCCGCCGTGCAGCCCGAAGCCGGTCCCTCGGTTGCCCGTGCGGCGGTACGGGGCGAGGCCCCCGCCGCGTCCCAGGCACCGCCGGTCGCGCCCCTGGCCCAGACCGCACCCGCCGCACCGGTGGCCCCCGCCCATCAGCCCCCGGCCGAGCCGCCCGCCGGTCAGCGGCCCGGCGCTTGGCCCGCGGCGGCCGGAGCCGATGCCGGTCGCCGTCCCGGCGGCTGGCCGACCGCGTCCGTCCCCGGCCGGACCCCGCCCGGGCCGGCCGCACCCGAGGCCCCGGCGCCGGCCGCGCCCGTCGCCTCCCCGCCCCCCGCGCCCGCGCCGAGCCAGGGCGTGGCGCAGGGTGTCGGCATGGCCCAGGTGCAGCACATGTGGCCCGACATCCTGGAGGCGGTCAAGAACCGCCGCCGGTTCACCTGGATCCTGCTCAGCCAGAACGCCCACGTCACCGGGTTCGACGGGACCACCCTGCAGATCGGCTTCCACAGCGCCGGAGCCCGCGACAACTTCGCGGCCAGCGGAAGCGAGGGCGTGCTGAAGGAGGCGCTGGCCGAGCGGTTCAACGCCCAGTGGAAGGTGGAGGCGGTCATCGACCTCTCGGGCGGCTCGGGCCAGCCGCCGCCGTCCGGTGGCGGTCGCCCGCCGGCTGCCCCCTACCAGCCGCCCGCGCCCGCTCCGCAGGCGTACGAGCCCCCGGCCCAGCACCAGGGGCAGCAGGGGCAGCACCAGGGGCAACAGGGACAGCAGTCCCAGCAGTCCCAGCAGTCCCAGCAGTCCCCGTCCTCGGGATACGCGTCGCAGTCGCAGGGCTCCGGCGGCTCCGGCGGCTCCGGCGGGTCCGGTGCCAACTCCGCGTCGCAGAACCACTACGCCCCCGAGCCGTCGCGTTCCGTGGCGCCGGAGGACGACACCCCGGAGGCCGACGATCCGGACCTCGTCGACTCGGCGCTCTCGGGCCACGACCTGATCGTCCGCGAACTGGGTGCCACGGTCGTGGAGGAGTTCGTCAACGAGCAGTGA
- a CDS encoding restriction endonuclease: MHGAPVRFLHLGAAGRDSMSRRPIRRSARRRPVRRSKKQDEQVALVVGVVVAVGLVAAVVQWLLMHWWVLVIVAVAASAAGGLWYQKVQQRAAWARVRAQALRLRIAELDALDHRAFEFAVRDLMRRDGCKAEQLGGAGDNACDVRAIDPAGRVWAIQCKHRRDGDRGSAVGVGVLQQVNGTARQIHGADIAVVLTNGRFSSKAIPWGKQHRIHLVDRRVLGDWAAGSRPLWDLLDRIPPPRRPTALF; the protein is encoded by the coding sequence GTGCACGGCGCACCTGTCCGCTTCCTCCACCTCGGCGCAGCAGGGCGGGACTCGATGAGCCGCCGCCCGATACGGCGCTCTGCCCGACGCCGACCGGTCCGCCGATCCAAGAAGCAGGACGAGCAGGTCGCCCTGGTCGTGGGTGTGGTCGTGGCGGTCGGCCTGGTCGCCGCCGTCGTGCAGTGGCTGCTCATGCACTGGTGGGTCCTCGTCATCGTCGCCGTGGCCGCTTCGGCTGCGGGTGGCCTCTGGTACCAGAAGGTGCAGCAGCGGGCAGCGTGGGCACGCGTACGCGCCCAAGCCTTGCGGCTGCGGATTGCCGAGCTCGACGCACTGGATCACCGCGCGTTCGAGTTCGCCGTACGGGACCTGATGCGCCGCGATGGCTGCAAGGCCGAGCAGCTCGGCGGTGCTGGTGACAACGCTTGCGATGTACGCGCCATCGACCCCGCCGGTCGCGTCTGGGCGATCCAGTGCAAGCACCGCCGGGATGGGGACCGCGGTTCTGCTGTCGGCGTTGGGGTGCTGCAACAGGTCAACGGCACCGCACGGCAGATCCACGGAGCGGACATCGCGGTCGTCCTCACCAACGGCCGCTTCTCCTCCAAAGCGATCCCCTGGGGTAAGCAGCACCGAATTCACCTCGTCGACCGACGGGTGCTCGGCGACTGGGCCGCAGGATCCCGCCCCTTGTGGGACCTGCTCGACCGCATCCCACCGCCACGCCGGCCGACTGCCCTGTTCTGA
- a CDS encoding glycosyltransferase, with product MLVGVCDFPGSYAFPPAGYGGIERWLWAVAVGARAAGADVHLLGPGWLTDLEHDWVRKPVRLEDISTGSLAERELRDTGYDLLVVGHEYPSLPAWTRTWNELDCDVATFQHSPVFQHTATAFDGRRSRLYCYSPR from the coding sequence GTGCTCGTCGGCGTCTGCGACTTCCCTGGTAGCTACGCCTTTCCGCCCGCCGGGTACGGCGGGATCGAACGATGGCTGTGGGCGGTCGCCGTGGGCGCTCGGGCCGCAGGCGCCGACGTACACCTCCTCGGGCCGGGCTGGCTCACGGACCTGGAGCACGATTGGGTCCGCAAGCCGGTCCGCCTGGAGGACATCTCCACCGGATCGCTCGCCGAGCGCGAGCTGCGCGACACGGGATACGACCTCCTGGTCGTCGGCCACGAGTACCCGTCGCTTCCCGCGTGGACACGGACCTGGAACGAGCTGGACTGCGACGTCGCCACCTTCCAGCACTCGCCCGTCTTCCAGCACACCGCCACCGCCTTCGACGGCCGGCGCTCGCGGCTCTACTGCTACTCGCCGAGATGA
- a CDS encoding tyrosine-type recombinase/integrase encodes MTRGATAKSRQPNGASSIYLGKDGRWHGRVTVGVKDDGKPDRRHVSRKTRAEVTKVVRELERQRDKGAVRKAGQSWTLETWLTHWVENIAAPNVSENTIDGYRVAVYHHLIPGLGAHRLEKLEPEHLERFYKKMQENGSAAGTAHQSHRTVRTALNEAVRRAHLTVNPATVAKGPRVEEEEVEPYSVEEVQRLLAEAHKHRNTARWVIALALGLRQGEVLGMQWSDVDFELDVIRVRRGRLRPRYQHGCGDRCGRKPGFCPQKINTRREAKSVKSRAGQRPIGVPSELMELLRQHKEEQDRERKRARDLWTEKGYVFTSPTGEPLNPNTDFHKWKDLLKAAGVRDGRLHDARHTAATVLLILGVSDAVVDGIMGWEPGKSARMRRRYQHLTSRVLKDTADKIGGLLWGTGTAQTFAGAVASGASRSPVPAELMVYVACLGERRVPFLHREHADEVVAQWGEDWPDHSAEVEEWDRGRWEHDSRSGMRAIREKMPERAVVFHLRAVFLPGGQRQAAAHPEEWSVPAWEFETDSYTDRPAAWRTVRRPGSVQEVETHVRGTGKEAVEAAFVEACAQAVDRAQNPGKYGDTDEW; translated from the coding sequence ATGACGCGGGGCGCGACGGCGAAAAGCCGTCAGCCCAACGGCGCTTCCAGCATCTATCTCGGCAAGGACGGGCGCTGGCACGGACGCGTCACCGTCGGCGTCAAGGACGACGGAAAGCCCGACCGCCGCCACGTCAGCCGCAAGACGCGTGCCGAAGTCACCAAAGTCGTACGGGAGCTGGAGCGGCAACGCGACAAGGGTGCAGTCCGCAAGGCTGGTCAAAGCTGGACCCTGGAGACCTGGCTCACCCACTGGGTCGAGAACATTGCCGCGCCGAACGTCTCCGAGAACACCATCGACGGCTACCGCGTCGCGGTCTACCACCACCTCATACCCGGCCTCGGCGCCCACCGCCTGGAGAAGCTGGAGCCCGAACACCTGGAGCGCTTCTACAAGAAGATGCAGGAAAACGGAAGCGCCGCCGGCACTGCCCACCAGAGTCACCGGACCGTCCGCACCGCCCTCAACGAAGCGGTGCGCCGGGCTCACCTCACGGTCAACCCAGCCACGGTCGCCAAGGGCCCTCGTGTCGAAGAGGAGGAGGTTGAGCCGTACTCGGTCGAGGAGGTCCAGCGCCTGCTCGCCGAAGCGCACAAGCATCGCAACACCGCACGCTGGGTCATCGCCCTGGCGCTCGGCCTGCGGCAGGGCGAGGTCCTCGGCATGCAGTGGAGCGACGTCGACTTCGAACTCGACGTGATCCGCGTACGCCGAGGCCGGCTGCGTCCCCGCTACCAGCACGGATGTGGTGACCGCTGCGGGCGCAAGCCGGGCTTCTGCCCCCAGAAGATCAACACCCGGCGTGAGGCCAAGAGCGTGAAGTCACGCGCCGGGCAGCGGCCCATCGGCGTCCCGAGTGAGCTGATGGAGCTACTCCGCCAGCACAAGGAGGAGCAGGACCGCGAGCGGAAGCGTGCACGCGATCTGTGGACGGAGAAGGGGTACGTCTTCACCTCGCCGACCGGTGAGCCTCTGAACCCGAACACGGACTTCCACAAATGGAAGGACTTGCTGAAGGCGGCGGGAGTTCGTGACGGTCGCCTCCACGACGCCCGTCACACCGCAGCGACCGTCCTGTTGATCCTCGGTGTCTCTGACGCGGTGGTGGACGGAATCATGGGCTGGGAACCCGGGAAATCGGCTCGGATGCGTCGCCGCTACCAGCACCTGACCAGCCGAGTTCTCAAGGACACCGCCGACAAGATCGGCGGCCTTCTTTGGGGGACGGGCACGGCCCAGACCTTCGCAGGTGCGGTTGCATCCGGTGCCAGCCGGAGCCCCGTCCCGGCCGAACTGATGGTCTACGTCGCCTGCCTCGGCGAGCGAAGGGTCCCCTTCCTCCACCGCGAACACGCCGACGAGGTCGTCGCGCAATGGGGCGAGGACTGGCCGGACCACAGCGCAGAGGTCGAGGAGTGGGATCGGGGGCGCTGGGAGCACGACAGTCGTAGTGGCATGCGCGCCATCCGCGAGAAGATGCCCGAGCGTGCCGTGGTCTTCCATCTCCGGGCCGTATTCCTTCCTGGTGGGCAACGGCAGGCGGCTGCCCATCCAGAAGAGTGGTCAGTGCCGGCCTGGGAATTCGAGACGGACTCCTACACCGACCGACCGGCGGCTTGGCGAACGGTCCGCCGCCCAGGATCGGTACAGGAGGTCGAGACCCACGTACGTGGCACCGGCAAGGAGGCCGTCGAGGCCGCCTTCGTCGAGGCGTGTGCACAGGCTGTGGATCGTGCGCAGAATCCGGGAAAGTACGGAGACACCGACGAGTGGTAG
- a CDS encoding glycosyltransferase has protein sequence MIERYVDHRPIPELAVHLGLEEEESPATAGTDLVWLGRIDEEKAPHIAVRAAQILGRRIRIVGPVFDEAYVRRHERLFSADHVKWIGELGGPAKTAAIADASVFVYTYARPYVEAGAAVFGESLRAGTPMAALTWREGTCAHAALCDETGAVAVVDAREEDETAARSLADAIEKAECLDHRHVQAIGMQRFDPARHFEAMAARSC, from the coding sequence ATGATCGAACGGTACGTGGATCACCGGCCGATCCCTGAGCTCGCCGTCCATCTCGGCCTCGAGGAGGAGGAGTCGCCAGCCACCGCGGGCACCGATCTCGTCTGGCTCGGCCGGATCGACGAGGAGAAGGCACCGCACATCGCCGTGCGGGCGGCCCAGATCCTTGGGCGCCGCATTCGGATCGTCGGCCCCGTCTTCGACGAGGCGTACGTGCGACGCCACGAACGGCTCTTCAGCGCCGACCACGTGAAGTGGATCGGCGAACTCGGCGGCCCCGCCAAGACCGCAGCCATCGCCGACGCCTCGGTCTTTGTCTACACGTACGCCCGGCCGTACGTGGAAGCCGGTGCTGCGGTCTTCGGTGAATCCCTCCGCGCCGGCACTCCCATGGCCGCCCTGACCTGGCGCGAAGGAACCTGCGCCCACGCCGCCCTGTGCGACGAGACGGGCGCGGTCGCGGTCGTCGACGCCAGAGAGGAGGACGAGACCGCGGCACGCAGTCTCGCCGACGCGATCGAAAAGGCGGAATGCCTCGACCACCGGCACGTCCAGGCGATCGGAATGCAGCGCTTCGACCCGGCGCGCCACTTCGAGGCGATGGCGGCCCGATCGTGCTGA
- a CDS encoding DnaB-like helicase N-terminal domain-containing protein has product MDEPRPNAPHLAEAGRQPTAGDLTAVPPHDADAEAAVLGACMHDSAVIDEVRQLLDAADFYRPAHETVWRAILALYGEDKPTDPIALSHQLRAQDDLERVGGVVHVHQLADVVPSVSSAVYYAGIVRRMADLRRLRTSGMRTAQRTMEPGADPDAIRSEVEADVRIERERALASGQGRLSRFITDGWRFVTETGADAEPLWGTPEQTAWSSGESLMIVGAPGVGKTTLAHQVILARLGLADSVLDMPVTPSRRVLYLALDRYKQIARAMARSVGSEHEHRLRDGLAVWQGPLPATLDKEPDLLADLAAAHQADTIVIDSLKDAVSTLVDDALGVAYNNARQRAIRNGVEIMELHHQRKATEGAPRAQKPTLDRVYGSTWITSGAGSVLFVSGEAGDLAVTLHHLKTPTGEIGPLQVIHDHERGISTLDPALDPVAILRQRPDGLTVRELAMIQSGQNNPERSATEKARRTLDRLVRAGLAGKAEGTAGGTGGGQQARYRASVRHIGAVS; this is encoded by the coding sequence ATGGACGAACCCCGGCCGAACGCGCCACACCTCGCAGAAGCTGGCCGCCAGCCCACGGCGGGTGACCTCACCGCGGTTCCGCCGCACGACGCCGATGCCGAGGCTGCCGTGCTGGGGGCTTGCATGCACGATTCGGCGGTGATCGACGAAGTGCGCCAACTGCTTGACGCGGCCGACTTCTACCGCCCTGCGCACGAGACGGTCTGGCGGGCCATCCTCGCTCTGTACGGCGAGGACAAGCCGACCGACCCCATCGCCTTGTCGCACCAGCTACGCGCGCAGGATGACCTGGAGCGGGTCGGGGGAGTGGTGCACGTCCACCAGCTCGCCGACGTCGTGCCCTCGGTCAGCAGCGCCGTCTACTATGCGGGCATCGTGCGCCGGATGGCCGATCTGCGCCGGTTGCGTACCTCCGGCATGCGGACCGCCCAGCGCACGATGGAACCGGGTGCCGACCCGGACGCCATCCGCAGCGAGGTCGAAGCGGATGTCCGGATCGAGCGCGAGCGTGCACTCGCCTCCGGCCAGGGCCGGCTCTCCCGCTTCATCACCGACGGATGGCGCTTCGTCACCGAGACAGGCGCCGACGCCGAGCCGCTATGGGGCACGCCGGAGCAGACGGCCTGGTCCTCGGGCGAGAGCCTGATGATCGTCGGAGCGCCTGGCGTCGGGAAGACCACCCTGGCCCATCAGGTGATCCTTGCCCGCTTGGGCCTGGCGGACAGCGTCTTGGACATGCCGGTCACACCCAGTCGGCGGGTGCTGTATCTGGCACTGGACCGGTACAAGCAGATCGCCCGGGCTATGGCCCGCAGCGTCGGTTCCGAGCACGAACACCGCTTGCGCGACGGTCTCGCTGTCTGGCAGGGCCCTCTGCCCGCCACGCTGGACAAGGAGCCCGATCTCTTGGCGGACCTCGCCGCCGCTCACCAGGCCGACACGATCGTGATCGACAGCCTCAAGGACGCGGTGAGCACGCTGGTCGACGACGCCCTCGGCGTCGCCTACAACAACGCCCGCCAGCGAGCTATCCGCAACGGCGTCGAAATCATGGAACTCCACCACCAGCGCAAGGCCACCGAGGGCGCTCCACGCGCCCAGAAGCCCACCCTGGACCGCGTCTACGGCTCCACGTGGATCACCTCCGGCGCGGGCAGCGTTCTCTTCGTCTCCGGGGAGGCCGGCGACCTCGCCGTCACCCTGCACCACCTAAAAACCCCCACCGGCGAGATCGGCCCCCTCCAGGTCATCCACGACCACGAACGCGGCATCTCGACGCTCGACCCCGCCCTCGACCCGGTCGCCATCCTGCGACAGCGCCCCGACGGCCTGACCGTGCGCGAACTCGCCATGATCCAAAGCGGCCAGAACAACCCTGAGCGCTCGGCCACCGAGAAGGCCAGGCGCACCCTGGACCGACTCGTCAGGGCCGGACTCGCAGGCAAGGCCGAAGGCACCGCAGGCGGCACCGGAGGCGGCCAGCAAGCCCGCTACCGCGCCTCAGTCCGCCATATCGGCGCTGTCTCCTGA